A genome region from Natronosalvus rutilus includes the following:
- a CDS encoding TrmB family transcriptional regulator, with product MDEYVDELTTLGLSSYEARVYVALVENGVMTADDVASEADVPIGRIYDVLNSLADRSLVRADDGRPRTYAHVEPSMAIDRVLGRRRNELETKRGEYERTASSARRNLTALAEEVQTEQFATSAFHDVAARDLLVERFGSAAIEIRIYVDTVAFRSDIREAFVTRLEACLDDGIDVRLLATEFDPSSPPLARLLDSGLRIRRTKTVPHQRFIVVDDREVCVEVLDPVHADDLLAVVNFRDDGIATDLASSFDECWRRAGPGY from the coding sequence ATGGACGAGTACGTCGACGAGTTGACGACGCTGGGGCTCTCGAGTTACGAGGCTCGAGTGTACGTCGCCCTCGTAGAGAACGGCGTGATGACGGCCGACGACGTGGCGTCCGAGGCAGACGTCCCGATCGGGCGAATCTACGACGTGCTCAATTCCCTCGCGGACCGATCGCTCGTCAGAGCGGACGACGGCCGCCCGCGGACGTACGCCCACGTCGAACCGTCGATGGCGATCGATCGCGTCCTCGGACGCCGTCGAAACGAACTCGAGACGAAACGCGGCGAGTACGAACGGACGGCCTCGAGTGCCCGCCGGAACCTGACGGCGCTCGCCGAGGAGGTACAGACCGAGCAGTTCGCGACCAGCGCGTTCCACGACGTCGCCGCGCGCGACCTTCTGGTCGAGCGCTTCGGTTCGGCGGCCATCGAGATCCGAATCTACGTCGACACGGTCGCGTTCCGGTCGGACATCCGCGAAGCGTTCGTCACGCGGCTCGAGGCCTGTCTCGACGACGGAATCGACGTTCGATTGCTCGCGACCGAGTTCGACCCGTCCTCACCGCCGCTCGCGCGGTTGCTCGATTCCGGGTTGCGTATTCGTCGAACGAAGACCGTCCCTCACCAGCGGTTTATCGTCGTCGACGACCGGGAGGTCTGCGTCGAGGTCCTCGATCCGGTTCACGCCGACGACCTCCTCGCCGTCGTCAACTTCCGGGACGATGGAATTGCCACCGACCTCGCCTCGAGTTTCGACGAGTGCTGGCGACGGGCGGGACCGGGATACTGA
- a CDS encoding inositol monophosphatase family protein, with protein sequence MSEREDSLDAGSTADRATVAARAAEAGSKVAHDSFRKDIPVELKGGKTDVVTQADRDAQRTVIEVIRETYPDDPIVGEEDDERKTVPPEGPAWIIDPIDGTNNYVRGIRIFGTAVAAVVDGEPVGSAVVMPALGDTYRAGPDGVTRNGEHISVSDRDDPETCAVCPTIWWDFDERDQYAAATREIVQRFGDMRRYGCAQAALSMVAAGALDGVITNLRANPWDSVAGVHLIRTAGGTVTDIDGEPWRYDSRGLVASNGEDEVHDEVLAATRAIET encoded by the coding sequence ATGAGCGAACGAGAGGACAGTCTCGACGCGGGGTCGACGGCGGATCGGGCCACAGTCGCCGCTCGAGCGGCCGAGGCCGGGTCCAAGGTCGCCCACGACTCGTTCCGGAAGGACATTCCGGTCGAGTTGAAGGGCGGGAAGACGGACGTGGTAACCCAGGCGGACCGGGACGCCCAGCGGACGGTCATCGAAGTGATCCGGGAGACCTACCCCGACGATCCGATCGTCGGCGAGGAGGACGACGAGCGAAAGACGGTCCCGCCGGAGGGGCCCGCCTGGATCATCGACCCCATCGACGGGACGAACAACTACGTCCGCGGGATTCGAATCTTCGGAACGGCCGTCGCCGCCGTCGTGGACGGCGAACCCGTCGGATCGGCGGTCGTCATGCCCGCGCTGGGCGATACGTACCGGGCGGGGCCGGACGGCGTCACCCGCAACGGCGAGCACATCTCGGTCAGCGACCGCGACGACCCCGAGACCTGCGCGGTCTGTCCGACCATCTGGTGGGACTTCGACGAGCGCGACCAGTACGCCGCCGCGACCAGGGAGATCGTCCAGCGCTTCGGCGACATGCGGCGGTACGGCTGCGCGCAGGCGGCCCTCTCGATGGTCGCCGCGGGCGCACTCGACGGCGTCATCACGAACCTCAGGGCGAATCCCTGGGATTCCGTCGCTGGGGTCCACCTGATCAGAACGGCCGGCGGAACGGTCACTGACATCGACGGCGAACCCTGGCGCTACGATTCTCGAGGTCTGGTCGCCTCCAACGGAGAAGACGAGGTCCACGACGAGGTACTCGCGGCGACGCGAGCCATCGAAACGTAG
- a CDS encoding helix-turn-helix domain-containing protein has product MSVITEFTVPANAFALEHTLETLPDATVEVERLATHSREWVMPFLWVAADEDDLETLETTLRNDPSVNELTLLDSDSNVHYFNVDWAEPVQHLVDQIVDRHGVMQEAEAANGTWYLKLQFVDREALEEFQTFFHEQGYAFELQRMYPGSAPKEREYDLTPEQREALVTALRMGYFEVPREAQIEDLAEALDISTNAVSERLRRATGNLTSNALAVSLPSSVDVAVER; this is encoded by the coding sequence ATGAGCGTTATCACCGAGTTTACCGTTCCTGCGAACGCGTTCGCGCTTGAGCACACGCTCGAGACCCTTCCAGACGCGACCGTGGAGGTCGAGCGCCTCGCGACCCACAGCAGGGAGTGGGTGATGCCGTTTCTGTGGGTGGCCGCGGACGAGGACGACCTCGAGACCCTGGAGACGACGCTTCGAAACGATCCTTCCGTCAACGAACTCACCCTGCTCGATTCGGACTCGAACGTCCACTACTTCAACGTCGACTGGGCCGAACCCGTTCAGCACCTGGTGGACCAGATCGTCGACCGCCACGGCGTCATGCAGGAGGCGGAAGCCGCGAACGGCACCTGGTACCTCAAACTTCAGTTCGTCGACCGGGAGGCGCTCGAGGAGTTCCAGACGTTCTTCCACGAACAGGGCTACGCGTTCGAACTCCAGCGGATGTACCCTGGCTCTGCGCCGAAGGAACGCGAGTACGACCTGACGCCCGAGCAGCGGGAGGCGCTCGTGACCGCGCTTCGAATGGGATACTTCGAGGTTCCGCGCGAGGCGCAGATCGAGGACCTGGCGGAGGCGCTGGACATCTCGACGAACGCCGTCTCCGAGCGGTTGCGCCGCGCGACCGGTAACCTGACCAGCAACGCGCTCGCCGTCTCACTTCCCTCGTCTGTGGACGTGGCGGTCGAGCGGTAG
- a CDS encoding Lrp/AsnC family transcriptional regulator, protein MDLDDTDRAILRILQENARTPFSEIARQIDMSSATVHDRVNRLEEADVIEGYHAQVEPKSIGLGISALVGLRVEQGREQDTLDRLTDIEGVQEVHLTTGEWDVMMRVYAADADALRELMFDQIAQMDGFSRSQTMVILGTTYDSQELPIAPDGN, encoded by the coding sequence ATGGACCTCGACGACACCGATCGGGCGATCCTCCGGATTCTACAGGAAAACGCCCGAACGCCGTTCAGCGAAATCGCCCGCCAGATCGACATGTCGAGCGCGACCGTGCACGACCGGGTCAATCGCTTAGAGGAAGCGGACGTCATCGAGGGCTACCACGCGCAGGTCGAGCCGAAATCGATCGGGCTCGGCATCTCCGCGCTCGTCGGTCTGCGGGTCGAACAGGGGCGGGAACAGGATACTCTCGACCGACTGACCGACATCGAGGGGGTCCAGGAGGTCCATCTCACGACTGGCGAATGGGACGTCATGATGCGCGTCTACGCTGCCGACGCGGACGCTCTGCGCGAGTTGATGTTCGACCAGATCGCACAGATGGACGGCTTTTCGCGTTCGCAGACCATGGTCATTCTCGGGACGACCTACGACAGCCAGGAACTACCAATCGCGCCGGACGGGAACTGA
- a CDS encoding DUF63 family protein has translation MEAYVDRYGAGRIWLAVVGSLVALITLAAIVFPQRVAADILWHYYWGPVAADAQNYGCLAWNGGSPTECGPNTTGPEASPGYTWQSYAGYIPTLVLMLVGIILLIKHLEIDRYRAGFYGLFPFMLFGGALRVVEDANVRALVETGEMQMELPWVAALISPFIYVTVFFVALFAVVVSVWLDRNGYVSGYEYPLAGIGTAALTVTVAYLGYFAATYELASFHPLIPTITLVGATVVTAVTYGAITRFAPDLNRGTGFMGAIVIWAHSVDGIANVIGLDWASAFGLGYDPKHPVNAWIVATTEAVLPASVVDVIGAAWPFLIVKVVAAVFIIWVFDESIFEESPRYAILLLITVVAVGLGPGTRDMLRATFGI, from the coding sequence ATGGAAGCGTACGTCGACCGCTACGGCGCAGGACGAATCTGGCTGGCGGTCGTGGGATCGCTCGTCGCGTTGATCACGCTCGCGGCTATAGTGTTCCCGCAGCGAGTCGCCGCCGACATCCTCTGGCACTACTACTGGGGTCCAGTCGCCGCCGACGCCCAGAACTACGGCTGTCTCGCCTGGAACGGCGGGTCACCGACCGAGTGCGGGCCGAACACGACCGGACCGGAGGCCAGCCCCGGCTACACCTGGCAGTCCTACGCGGGGTACATTCCGACGCTCGTGCTCATGCTCGTCGGGATCATCCTCCTGATCAAGCACCTCGAGATCGATCGCTACCGCGCGGGCTTTTACGGCCTGTTCCCGTTCATGCTGTTCGGCGGGGCGCTGCGCGTCGTCGAGGACGCCAACGTCCGCGCGCTCGTCGAGACCGGCGAGATGCAGATGGAATTGCCGTGGGTAGCGGCACTCATCAGTCCCTTCATCTACGTGACCGTCTTCTTCGTCGCGTTGTTCGCTGTCGTCGTCTCCGTCTGGCTCGATCGAAACGGGTACGTCTCGGGCTACGAGTACCCCCTCGCTGGAATCGGGACGGCCGCGTTGACGGTGACGGTAGCCTACCTCGGCTACTTCGCAGCGACCTACGAACTGGCGAGTTTCCACCCGCTCATTCCGACGATCACGCTGGTCGGAGCTACTGTCGTCACCGCCGTCACCTACGGGGCGATCACGCGATTCGCGCCGGATCTCAACCGGGGAACCGGGTTCATGGGAGCGATCGTCATCTGGGCGCACAGCGTCGACGGCATCGCCAACGTCATCGGCCTCGACTGGGCCAGCGCGTTCGGCCTCGGGTACGATCCGAAACACCCGGTCAACGCCTGGATCGTCGCCACGACCGAAGCGGTGCTCCCGGCGTCGGTCGTCGACGTGATCGGCGCGGCCTGGCCGTTCCTCATCGTCAAAGTCGTCGCCGCCGTCTTCATCATCTGGGTGTTCGACGAGTCGATCTTCGAGGAGAGTCCCCGGTACGCCATCTTGCTGTTGATCACGGTGGTCGCCGTCGGTCTCGGGCCGGGAACGCGAGACATGCTTCGGGCGACGTTCGGGATCTGA